The Cyclobacterium amurskyense genome contains the following window.
TAACCATTGGAATAGCCATTGCCATAGGTGACAGCCGACTGGTGTTCCATGCCAAGATAAGGCACCTCGATCAGCTTAAAACCATCCTCATAAAAAGGGTAGGGGCCAAACCAGTGCTCGAAGGCCCGCATCAGTCTGGGTGCATCCCTAAATTGCACCTTGGCTTTTTCTAGGTTTTCCTTGAGTACATAATAATCCAGGCTTAATGGCCCTTTTTCACCCTGATACATTTCTGAAAAATGCGCATAATCTGCTATGCTTAGGTTAACCCCATAATTGGCTATCGGGTTGCTAACAAACCAGTGGAAAGAGCTTTTCCCATCTTTGTGTTTCTCTATTTCCCGAAGCCTGCCATTGGATACGTTCATAAGTGGATCCGGAACCTTTACACTGATCAGCATGCTGTCAGGTTCATCGTACATGTGGTCTTTACATGGCCACCAGAGGCTTGCTCCATCCCCTTGGTTGGAATTGGCGATAAAAGGTTTTCCTTTTTTGTCTTCTTCCCAAGTTAAGCCTCCTGTCCAGGGAGGGTTAGGGCTTATCCTTGGCGTACCGCTGTAGCTTACCTCAAGAAAGTGTAAATCTCCTTCCTTTTGATGCTCTACAAGGGTGACAAAATAGGCGTTCCCTTCTTTTATGAAATCCAGCTCTTTGCCATTTTGGAAAAACCCCTGAATTTTCATAGGCTGTTGCAAGTCAATTTGCATGACCTTCCCAGGCTTCACTACTTTATAGTAAATGGTATTGCTTCCTTCAATGGACTTTTGCTTGGGCTTGACCTCGATGTCGAGGTGATAATATACCAGGTCCCACCATTCCCTTTCCGGAGTAATACTTCCTCGCAAACTATCCTGCCTGTTATAAGTTCGGTCCGTGTTTTGGGCCATTCCGGAGGGAATGATTAGCAAGACCAACAAAAGAAAGGAAATGCTAAAGGTTATTTTTTGTACTGTTACTTTCATTAACAATTTAAGGGTTTATTCGTAGCGGTCATTGATATCCATTTCGGTCAATTCAATCATCAATTCAGCAATTTTTTTACTGGCATCTTTTAAGAAACGCTCACCTTTTTCTGCCGACGAGGCTTTAGGGTTGCCTATTCCTGTATCTTCGGAGACCATTGACCATTTCCTCTCTGCCCATGCCCAACCTTCACGAATGGCTTTCACTTTTGATTTCTTTTCTTTTCCGTCACCGGCTTCTTCCAGCGGGAGCACCAAATGGCCGTGGAGATGCATGATCAGGCTGGTTTCCATTTCGTCTGCATGGTCTCCCATATGTTCAAAATACTTGGGTTTGTCCATGGCTTGAAACCAGTTGCAGGTACTAAAGAACATGTCTGGAAATAGCAGACCAATTTCTCTTAGTATGGTTTTAAAGTCATTGCCTCCGTGGCTGTTTAGGATAAGCAATTTAGGTATCCCTTGTCGGTGAAGTACAGCAACGAGGTCTTTCAAAATCGCTAGTTGGGTGCTAGGATTTAGGTTCATATCCAAATAGATATCGGCCTGTCCGGTATTAACCCCAAAAGGAATGGTAGGCAATATCATCACTTTAGCACCGGCCTCCCAGGCAATTTTACCTGCAGCAGCTCCGATGGCATCTGCTTCGTAGACATCTGTTCCATAGGGAAGGTGGTAATTATGGGCTTCTGTAGCTCCCCAAGGCAATACCGCCAATTCAATTTTTTCTTCTTTAAGTGCTTTCCAGTTCGTCTCTGCGAGGATATAAGGTCTCATTGATAGTCTATTTTTTATTACTTATTTTCTCTTATAATGTAAATAAACCATAAATTTTTAGAATTCCCATCCATAAAATTCCTTACTTCCCTTTATATTGCAAGAATAAAAAGTGTCTCAGACAATTAACAATAGAATAGAATAAACCATTTTATCATGTCACAATCGAAAAAAAATAGAAGAGACTTTGTTAAAAAAAGTATCTTTGGAGCTGTAGGAGGAGTAGTTTTAGCTGGGTCAAACCTTAAAGCAGAAACCCTTCCTTTTGCCAAACCAGCTGAGCTTAAACTTGCATTTGCGGGCTATACATTTGTTCATTTCAAGTTGAAAGAAGCCATAGAGATGATTCAAAAAGTAGATGTAAATTACCTTTGTATCAAGGATTTTCATTTACCAATGGACAGTACTGATGCTGAAATTGCCGCTTTTCACAAGCGTTTGGCTGATGCAAACATAAAAGGTTATGCAGTAGGACCAATTTATTCTAAAACTCAGGAGGCTATAGACAAGGCTTTTGATTATGCCAAAAGGGTTGGTGTGGATATGATTGTTGGTATTCCAAGAATAGAAGATTTATCTTACCTGGATAGTAAAGTAAAAGAATACAATATTAGGTTTGCCATACACAATCATGGTCCGGAAGATAAATTGTATCCAAATGCTACAGTTATCATGAGTCATATAAAAGATTTGGACGACCGAATCGGGATGTGTTTTGATATAGGGCACAATATGCGTGATGGACATGATCCTGTAGCGGACATTAAGAAATACAAAAACCGTATTTTTGATCTTCACTTAAAAAATGTTTCAGCAGCCAAAGCGGAAGGCAAAACAATTGAACTGGGAAGAGGAGTAATCGATATTCCTGCAGTTGTTAAAATGCTTGCAAAAACCAATTATACTGGACACTTGGCCATGGAATATGAAAAAGACATGAAAGACCCGATGGCTGGTATTGCTGAATCAGTAGGTTATTACCGTGGCGTGGTTGACGCTCTAGGTTGATATTGAATCATTTTATAAGCACAAATGGCCCATTGATCTTGGCTATTTGTGTTTATTTGCTATTTGACTAAGTTTTTCCTTGATCATTTTTTTATCAATCCACTGCCCCCTGGCCATCACTCCCAATGGGTTTTTCATGTGATTTAAATCCTCCAAAGGGTTTTCCCTAAGCAGTATTAAATCTGCTTCCATTCCCACTTCTATATCACCGAAGTTACCATCAAAATATAGGGCAGGATTAAGGGTGCCTGTTTGTAATATTTCCAAAGGCCTCAAGCCTGCAGTCAGCATGCCTTGCATTTCATGGTGGATTGAAAATCCGGGTACATTGAATACTTGAGGTGCATCAGAGCCCATAAGTAAGCCTTGTCCATCTTCATGTAATGCCTTGATCAATTGATACCTGATTTGATTGAACTGCTTCCATTTTGCTTCATCGAAGTTGTCCGCTTTGGTCAGATTGTTTTTGCTGTTCACCCAATTTTCTCTGGTTTGTGGGCTCATGTATTGCATTTCTTTCTGAGCAACCAATTCTTCAGCTGGAATAGGGGAAAACCAGCGCTCAAAAAGAGACTGAGTAGGAACCACCCACACCTTGTTTTCTTTGCTTAGGGCTACCAATTCAGAGATTGTATTTGGATCAGCCAAATCGGTGAAATTATAGCCAAAGAAACCATTCTCCGTAGGATTAATACCAGCTGATTCAGGAACCAATCCTTCAATATAACCATCGGCATGGTCTATAGTTTGGTAGCCATTGGTCAAAGCATGTCTGATTCTGACCAAATTGGATACATGGCCCGCGAAAGGGATTCCATATTCACTTGAAGCCGCTACTATGGTATCAAAGACATGTTTTCTGATACCAGGATGAAGCTTTAGAAAGTCATAACCTGCTTCTGCATATTTTTTGACCTTCTCACGTGCTTCCTCGGGAGTAGGGACGGTGTTTCCGTTTAAAGATGGACTGGAGGTGTAGATTCTTGGAGATAGAATTTCTTGGTTTGCTGCTTTTTCTCTCAAAGGCAGGTGCAATTCGTTTCCCAACATTCCCCGGATGGTGGTGATCCCATTGGACAGGTACAAGAATAAGGTTTCTTGAACTAAAGGATCATCCCAGGCTTTGTCTGGGATATGGGCGTGCATTTCTGCTAAGCCAGGAAGTAGGTAATTTCCCTTTCCTTCAATTACTCTGGCTTCAGCAAAATCTACTTCTTCATCTAATGGAATGATCTGTTCAATTTCTTTTCCTTTAACGATAACATGTGCAGGAGAAATGGATCCTGTTTTGACATCTATGACATTTACCTCCTTAAAAACGATTTGATCAGCAGTCAAAACGTAGCTGTCTTTTTTGGCAGAGCAACTGAAAAGGATTGCTATAAGAAATAGATTAATTAAATGGCTTTTCATGACATGCAATTGTTTCTTGTTAGTGGATAATTATCAGGTATATTTTATACCAACAATAAAATCTTACCAATGTGCTTGGAACTCTCTAATAACCTGTGCGCCTCAGCAGCTTCTGACAATGGGAAAGCGGTATGAATTACAGGTTTGATTTTATCAGGGAATAAGGGCCAAACTTTAGCCATTAATTGGGTAGCAATATGTCCTTTGAAGTTTCTTGATTGGGGTCGGAGGGTAGATCCGGTGAGTACCAGTTCTCTGGTCATAATACGTAGCAAATCCACCTCGCCAATTTTGTTTTTCATGGCATTAATCATGATTAACCGTCCCTTTCGGTTCAATAGGCGTAGGTTTTTGATGGTATAGTCTCCACCGACCATGTCCAGAATTATGTCTACTCTTTGTTCTCCAAGCGCTTTTTTTACCTCCTCTTCAAAATCCTGTTGCTGGTAATTGATGGCCAGGCTGGCACCCAATTCCAGGCATGTTTCGCATTTTTCCTGAGATCCTGCTGTTGTAATGACCTCACCATTCATGGCTGTGATCATTTGTATGGCGGCCACTCCAATACCGCTACTACCTCCATGGATGAGCACGGTTTCATTTTTTTTAAATTTGCCAATTTCAAAGACATTGTTCCAAACCGTAAAAAAGGTTTCCGGAAGTGAGGCAGCCTCTTCAATACTAAGTCCCTCGGGAATTGTCAAGCATTGTTTTTGGGGCGCGCATACATATTCTGCATACCCACCGCCAGCCAATAAGGCACAAACTTTGTCTCCAATTTCCCAGGTTTTTACATTTTCTCCAAAACCTGCTACCCATCCTGAAACTTCCAGGCCGGGAATATCCTTTGGGGCACCTTCAGGTGCTGGGTAATGTCCTTTTCGTTGTGCTATATCAGGCCTGTTAATGCCTGCAGCCCTAACCTTTATTAAAATTTCATCTTGCCCGATTTCGGGCATATTTCTTTCTTCAATCTTTAAAACCTCAGGTTCTCCGGCTTGTGTGATAACTACTGCTTTCATAATCTATTTGATGACCAGAAGGGGAATGTGTGTATGGTAAACCATTTTGGCACTATGGCTATTTTTAAATATAAAATCTAGAAATCCTCGGTCTTTAGTAAACATGACAAGTAGGCTGTCCGATTTATTTTTGATGTAATTTTCTAAGCCTTTATCTGTATTCACTTCTTGGAGCTTTTCAAAAGTAAACTCACTATCAGGAAAGTTTTCATTTAAATAGGCTTCCAATCCTTTAAAAATGATGTCTTTATTAAAGTCTGGTTTATTCTCGACGTGAATAATTTTATAGGGCAAGTTCCAGGTTTCGGTGAGTGTGATTAGTTTTTTGAAAACACCTTCTTTTTCATTCTTCAAATCAACGGCTACTTTGATGTTTTTTATACTTTCAAAGGAAGAACAAAACGGTACTGCTATTACAGGTATGGCACTTTCTTTGATAACAGTAGCAGTATTAGAACCTATAAGGTTTTTCTTAATGCCGCTAGCCCCCTGGGTACCCATGATGATAAGATCAAAGTCCCCATTGTTTGCTGTAGAAAAGATGGCGGTAGATACAGTACCCTGAATGATTTTGTAATCGATGTCTACGGTATTGCCTAACCTTTCTTTTATTTTCTGTAATTCAGAGTTCGCATTGCTTTCGATTGTTTGGGCCATTCTAGCCGCTTCGGCAGCAAAATCGTAAACTGCAAAATAAGAGAAAATCAAGGTAATGGAAGCACATTGCTGCTGGGCATAGGACACAGCAAATGTGAGTGCATTGTCTGCATTTTCAGATAAATCCGTTGGAACCAGTATCTTCATGATAGCTTTTTAGTTTGCATTAAGTTAATGAATATTAATCTAAATTACACAATGATTTAAATCATATATCTTTGCAAGATATTAGCATTAAACTTAAACAGTTATGTTCGAATACAATAAAGACAAACACTATCCAAAAGAGACAGAAAGTAGGGTAGTCATCAGATTTCAGGATTGCGACCCTTTACAGCATCTCAATAATGCGAAATATTTCGATTATTTTTTCAATGCCAGAGAAGACCAAGTTCCCAAATTATATGGTGTGGAGATGATGGATTTTATCCGTAAATACCAGGCAGCTTGGGTAGTTTATAATCACAGTATTTCCTATGTAAGGCCAGCTAGAGTAGGGGAGTGGGTGAGAATTATGAGTAGGGTGATTTGGCATGACCACCATTCAGTAATTGTGGAATATTACATGACGGATGATAATAAGGAAGAGCTGAAAACATTGATGTGGACAACCATGCGGTATGTGGACATGAAACAAGGTAAGTCTAAGGATCATGAAGGTGCAGTCAAAGACTTTTTATTGGCAACTACTGATGAGGTGGATATGGCTGAAACTACACTTAAATCAAGAATCAAAGACATCAAAACCGCCCTCTTAAAATCTTAATGAGTTGATATTGGCTGGGTTGTTAAACCCGAAATATGCAATAGACAATCTATTACGTGCTGAAATCGCTTCAAAATCAGCCACTTCGTTGCTGTTTTGAATTTAACCATAGCGGTGCTATGCTAAAATATCCAAACAGACTGATTTTCATGCGATTGCAACACTTCCCGTAAACACGGGACAGGCTTCACCCCTGACATTGTCAGGGCGGAGAAATTCTATTACATAATCCGGGTTAAAAGAAAAAGAAACAATTACAGCAAAATCGTATCTTCTATCAGGGGCTAACATCTCTGGTAGAAAAAATACAGCCCGCTGTGGTTTTTATTTGTATAAAATGTTAAATGGAATTTATTTCAATAGGGCAAAGAAGGTTCATTGCCCTATTAGGCAATTAACTGAATAAACTGTAACGGATAATTAACTTTCCATCTGATCTCCATTTTATCCATCCTTGGTCTAGGCTTGAGAAATCTTTGTCTGTAAGGTTTACTTTTAGCCAATCACCACGGACCGCTATAGGTTGCAAAAAATCATATGGTCTAGTGTTAATCGAAGCATTTTCTAAAGGTTTAATCAATACCTTTTGTGGGAACTCATCAAGAATTTCCACACTATTTATGTTCAGAATAAACTCCGGCCAATAGATTAGCTTGCCACTGAATTTATCTATAAGTACTGATTGACCCGTTTCTTTGTTTATCTCCACTTCCAGCATAAACTTCCCGGAAGTAAGCACTTTTATCATCAGCCAATCGTAATCTAGTTTTACTATTTCAGGGAAAAAGTAAGGGGGTGCATATTGGATGTCATATTGTCCATTCTGGTTTTTAAAAAACACCAAACTGTCTATAACTTTTCCAAGGCCATTCCATGCATTTGGGTTTGATGGGGAATAAAAATACAGTTTGTCATTTTCTGAAAAATTAGGGCTAAAGAAGCCCTGGCCCATGCCATTATCAAATTGGATATTGAGGACTGGCTGGACCGGGACAGTTGGTTTGGGGGTGATTTGCTTTTGTTGGGCAGGAACCTTGCTTTTCTCTAATTCTAAATGACGCATGTATCCAAGAAAGAGAAGAATACACATTACAACAAATAGGATAAAATTGGTATAAACGATGACTTTTGTTTTTAATCTACCTGCCAATATTATTGCTAGGATTAAGGCACCAAAAGCATACATTAGGGCATAGCCAAATACTATCGTTGCACCAGCTAATCCTTGATTTTTGCCTACACCCATGTATCCTGAGAACATACCTCCTAGGATGAAAAACACAATTATTGTGAGAAAATAGAATAAAAAACTGGAACCTTTAAGAGCTTTATTCATGGATCAATTGATTATTTAACCCGAAGTTGATAGTGGTATTTTGTAGCTTGAAGAATAATTGGTTCGCTCAATAGCAGGAAATCGAAAACTAGTAGTTTCAGCAAGACAATGATTGACTTCTATTGAACTGGTAGAATTTCTTTTGTTCTATTAAAAGAAAAAAGAACAAAAAAGCAATCAATACATTGGTCTTATTAGGTAGTGTTGGATTTGCCCTTATAAAATTAAATATATTTAATAAAAAACAAAATAAATGGCCAATTTATATTGCTTTGCACCAAATGTGTTTGATTAAACCCGGATTATGTAATAGAATTCGTGATGAGTGTTGCAATCGCAAGAAAATCAGGCTGTTTGGAGATTTTAGCATAGCACCGCTATGGTGAAATTGAAAACAGCAACGAAGTGGCTGATTTTAAAGCGATTTCAGCACGTAATAGAATGTCTATTGCATATTTCGGGTTAAACCCAGATTATGTAATAGGATTTATTCGCCCTGTTGGGGATGGTAAAATATAAGGGAGTACAAATTGGATAAAAACTGTAGCTCCTATAGTGAAAGAAGGGGTTTTATATTAATTGACAATGTACAATTGCTCATTAACAGCCTTGTTCAATACAGTATCCGACCAAGCATATGCAGGAGGGATTTCATTCAAAAGATAGGTTTTGGTAGGATAGGCTAAAGCGGGAATTTGATAAGCATCCGTAATACGCAGCACATTCAATAGTTCTAAGGCAAAATCTCTTCCATTTTTTGGACTTGTTTGATTGTGCGTTTCGGGTGGGTTTGACAGGTACATGCTTTCACATTTCTCATCCATCAAGGCTGCATACATGGCTATTGTGGCCATTCCATCTCTACCAGCAATACTGATTTTTGTAGGGTCTACTTCAGGTAAGGTCCTGCAAAATTCCAATGCCCGCATGGCATCATATACCTGCATAGAGGCTTTGGTTCTTCCTATCCAGGCAGCAGCTCGTCTAACATGCCAATTGAGTTCTGGAGCCCAACCCACTTCTCCTACACCCCTGACTTCCAGGTAGGCGATATTGTGATTCTCAGCCATTTTATTTGCATAGCCTTCGCTTTCCCATCGTTCTTCTCCCGGGCTTCTTAATACTAAAAGGAGTGGAGATTTCTCCTCTTGAGGTTGACGGTAAAATATATCCACTTTGAGTCTCCAGCCCTTTTCACTGTTAAAACTATAGGTGTTATTCCCGAACTTGGATAAATCCGCTGTTCTGTATATCATTTCTCCATCAAAAGCCAACGCTGAATCAGGGAATGCTCCAAAGGTTCTTGTTTTAAGGTAGTCCTTAACTTTATTTTGCTGGGCAATTAGCGCGTCTCGACTG
Protein-coding sequences here:
- a CDS encoding creatininase family protein — protein: MRPYILAETNWKALKEEKIELAVLPWGATEAHNYHLPYGTDVYEADAIGAAAGKIAWEAGAKVMILPTIPFGVNTGQADIYLDMNLNPSTQLAILKDLVAVLHRQGIPKLLILNSHGGNDFKTILREIGLLFPDMFFSTCNWFQAMDKPKYFEHMGDHADEMETSLIMHLHGHLVLPLEEAGDGKEKKSKVKAIREGWAWAERKWSMVSEDTGIGNPKASSAEKGERFLKDASKKIAELMIELTEMDINDRYE
- a CDS encoding M1 family metallopeptidase → MKVTVQKITFSISFLLLVLLIIPSGMAQNTDRTYNRQDSLRGSITPEREWWDLVYYHLDIEVKPKQKSIEGSNTIYYKVVKPGKVMQIDLQQPMKIQGFFQNGKELDFIKEGNAYFVTLVEHQKEGDLHFLEVSYSGTPRISPNPPWTGGLTWEEDKKGKPFIANSNQGDGASLWWPCKDHMYDEPDSMLISVKVPDPLMNVSNGRLREIEKHKDGKSSFHWFVSNPIANYGVNLSIADYAHFSEMYQGEKGPLSLDYYVLKENLEKAKVQFRDAPRLMRAFEHWFGPYPFYEDGFKLIEVPYLGMEHQSAVTYGNGYSNGYKGKDFSETGWGLTFDYIIIHEAGHEWFANNITYKDIADMWIHESFTTYSESLFLDYHYGVIAGNQYLQGARNIIRNDGPIIGDYDVNQRGSGDMYFKGANILHTLRQWIDNDEKWRGILRKMNKVFYHQTVTTVEIETFLAEESGLNLQAFFDQYLRTEKVPIFQYYWKDNKLYYRWENSVADFAMPVKINQKEETHWIDPEKGWKSSGKLEANVAIEVDPNFYIYTQQIQAIK
- a CDS encoding universal stress protein, which produces MKILVPTDLSENADNALTFAVSYAQQQCASITLIFSYFAVYDFAAEAARMAQTIESNANSELQKIKERLGNTVDIDYKIIQGTVSTAIFSTANNGDFDLIIMGTQGASGIKKNLIGSNTATVIKESAIPVIAVPFCSSFESIKNIKVAVDLKNEKEGVFKKLITLTETWNLPYKIIHVENKPDFNKDIIFKGLEAYLNENFPDSEFTFEKLQEVNTDKGLENYIKNKSDSLLVMFTKDRGFLDFIFKNSHSAKMVYHTHIPLLVIK
- a CDS encoding amidohydrolase family protein, which codes for MKSHLINLFLIAILFSCSAKKDSYVLTADQIVFKEVNVIDVKTGSISPAHVIVKGKEIEQIIPLDEEVDFAEARVIEGKGNYLLPGLAEMHAHIPDKAWDDPLVQETLFLYLSNGITTIRGMLGNELHLPLREKAANQEILSPRIYTSSPSLNGNTVPTPEEAREKVKKYAEAGYDFLKLHPGIRKHVFDTIVAASSEYGIPFAGHVSNLVRIRHALTNGYQTIDHADGYIEGLVPESAGINPTENGFFGYNFTDLADPNTISELVALSKENKVWVVPTQSLFERWFSPIPAEELVAQKEMQYMSPQTRENWVNSKNNLTKADNFDEAKWKQFNQIRYQLIKALHEDGQGLLMGSDAPQVFNVPGFSIHHEMQGMLTAGLRPLEILQTGTLNPALYFDGNFGDIEVGMEADLILLRENPLEDLNHMKNPLGVMARGQWIDKKMIKEKLSQIANKHK
- a CDS encoding NAD(P)H-quinone oxidoreductase, producing the protein MKAVVITQAGEPEVLKIEERNMPEIGQDEILIKVRAAGINRPDIAQRKGHYPAPEGAPKDIPGLEVSGWVAGFGENVKTWEIGDKVCALLAGGGYAEYVCAPQKQCLTIPEGLSIEEAASLPETFFTVWNNVFEIGKFKKNETVLIHGGSSGIGVAAIQMITAMNGEVITTAGSQEKCETCLELGASLAINYQQQDFEEEVKKALGEQRVDIILDMVGGDYTIKNLRLLNRKGRLIMINAMKNKIGEVDLLRIMTRELVLTGSTLRPQSRNFKGHIATQLMAKVWPLFPDKIKPVIHTAFPLSEAAEAHRLLESSKHIGKILLLV
- a CDS encoding sugar phosphate isomerase/epimerase family protein → MSQSKKNRRDFVKKSIFGAVGGVVLAGSNLKAETLPFAKPAELKLAFAGYTFVHFKLKEAIEMIQKVDVNYLCIKDFHLPMDSTDAEIAAFHKRLADANIKGYAVGPIYSKTQEAIDKAFDYAKRVGVDMIVGIPRIEDLSYLDSKVKEYNIRFAIHNHGPEDKLYPNATVIMSHIKDLDDRIGMCFDIGHNMRDGHDPVADIKKYKNRIFDLHLKNVSAAKAEGKTIELGRGVIDIPAVVKMLAKTNYTGHLAMEYEKDMKDPMAGIAESVGYYRGVVDALG
- a CDS encoding acyl-CoA thioesterase, with product MFEYNKDKHYPKETESRVVIRFQDCDPLQHLNNAKYFDYFFNAREDQVPKLYGVEMMDFIRKYQAAWVVYNHSISYVRPARVGEWVRIMSRVIWHDHHSVIVEYYMTDDNKEELKTLMWTTMRYVDMKQGKSKDHEGAVKDFLLATTDEVDMAETTLKSRIKDIKTALLKS